In Chitinophagales bacterium, one DNA window encodes the following:
- a CDS encoding GNAT family N-acetyltransferase, with amino-acid sequence MDDIKTDRLLLCHLTTADAPFIFELLNTPGWLQFIGDRGIKSEEDAINYILNGPVKSYAENGFGLMLVKLKDDGTPLGICGLIRRPALDDVDIGFAFLERHTGKGYAAEAASATLNYGWQVLGLKRIVAITTADNLHSIRLLEKTGMHFEKKMFMVGDAEELLLFAIP; translated from the coding sequence ATGGATGATATCAAAACAGATCGCCTCTTGCTTTGCCATCTGACCACAGCGGATGCACCTTTTATCTTTGAATTGTTGAACACACCCGGATGGCTGCAGTTTATCGGCGACCGCGGCATTAAGTCGGAGGAAGACGCAATCAATTACATATTGAACGGGCCGGTGAAGAGTTACGCCGAGAATGGCTTCGGCCTGATGCTGGTGAAACTAAAAGATGACGGCACCCCGCTTGGTATCTGCGGGCTTATCAGGCGTCCTGCGCTGGATGATGTGGATATAGGCTTTGCCTTTCTTGAAAGACACACCGGAAAAGGGTATGCTGCAGAAGCCGCCTCCGCTACCTTAAATTATGGATGGCAGGTGCTCGGGCTAAAACGTATCGTTGCCATCACTACGGCGGATAACCTCCACTCGATACGTTTGCTGGAAAAGACGGGGATGCATTTTGAAAAGAAGATGTTCATGGTAGGAGATGCAGAAGAACTGTTGCTATTTGCCATTCCATAA
- a CDS encoding MFS transporter, whose product MMPVIALYRQAFSNLQKNIWMLSIAMFINRSGSMVLLFASLYLTNDLHFSISDAGIIMSFLGAGSILGSYAGGWLTDRKNYHDIMMLSLTGSACILLLMLLFTNAIAIAAIIFCYSFMADMFRPANAAAIASFTNAQNRTRSISLVRLAANLGFTVGPAIGGMVALHLGYKWLFIIDSMTSLTAALMLWLYLPRQQAINTTHNSTVLNDAGTSAYRDWKYLFFILLVALYGICFFQIIATIPQFFSRQCHYSEDTIGWLLAINGLMVVLIEMPLITALQRQKNIFRFIIGGTLCIPVAFAMLLTGHCVLIWPVIYILILSLSEIFAMPFMMNHALSQPLKERQGQYAALYSIAFGIALMTAPPIGLGIADHFGFDATFYSLSILSVAIAIGFAWLKKQLSHQPPRVQEGES is encoded by the coding sequence ATGATGCCGGTTATCGCACTATACAGGCAGGCCTTCAGCAACCTGCAGAAAAATATCTGGATGCTATCCATAGCCATGTTTATCAACAGGAGCGGATCGATGGTATTGCTCTTTGCTTCCCTGTACCTCACCAACGACCTGCACTTCAGCATCAGCGATGCGGGTATCATCATGAGTTTTCTTGGTGCCGGCAGCATCCTGGGCAGCTATGCCGGCGGCTGGCTGACCGACCGTAAAAATTATCACGACATCATGATGCTGTCCCTTACGGGAAGCGCCTGCATTCTGTTGCTGATGTTGCTTTTTACAAATGCGATTGCCATCGCGGCCATCATCTTCTGTTATTCTTTCATGGCTGATATGTTCCGGCCGGCCAACGCTGCAGCCATCGCTTCCTTCACCAACGCACAAAACCGTACACGTTCCATTTCACTGGTGCGGCTGGCGGCCAACCTGGGGTTTACCGTCGGGCCGGCCATTGGCGGAATGGTGGCGCTGCACCTCGGATATAAGTGGCTTTTCATCATCGACAGTATGACAAGCCTCACCGCGGCACTGATGTTATGGTTATATCTTCCGCGTCAGCAGGCCATTAACACAACACATAACAGCACGGTATTAAATGATGCGGGCACATCGGCTTACCGTGACTGGAAATACCTGTTTTTCATCCTGCTCGTTGCATTATATGGCATCTGCTTCTTCCAGATAATTGCCACCATACCACAGTTTTTCAGCAGGCAATGCCATTATTCAGAAGATACCATTGGCTGGCTGCTGGCCATCAACGGGCTGATGGTAGTATTGATAGAAATGCCGCTCATCACTGCACTGCAGCGGCAGAAAAATATTTTCCGTTTCATCATCGGCGGTACGTTGTGCATACCCGTTGCTTTTGCCATGCTGCTCACCGGACATTGTGTGCTGATCTGGCCGGTCATCTATATCCTCATCCTTTCCCTGTCAGAGATATTTGCCATGCCGTTTATGATGAATCATGCTTTGTCGCAGCCATTGAAAGAACGGCAGGGCCAGTATGCCGCACTCTACTCCATCGCATTCGGCATCGCACTGATGACAGCGCCGCCTATCGGCCTCGGCATAGCAGACCATTTTGGGTTCGATGCAACTTTTTATTCACTCAGCATACTCAGTGTGGCCATAGCCATAGGATTTGCCTGGCTGAAAAAACAACTGAGTCATCAGCCGCCCAGGGTACAGGAAGGTGAAAGCTGA
- a CDS encoding T9SS type A sorting domain-containing protein, with translation MKKAIALLLFVSAAIAAAAQSGVQVFTASGTFTVPENVSAITIEVVGAGGTGGINGGGGGGGGGYASGEFTVSPLSVLNITVGIGGNGSAEGTTSVDQLIAASGGENGFSVSNPNLGGGGAGGMGSGGNISNRSGGAGGGGYWTYFGGGGGGAAGAAANGSNGGNTIVWNGSNCLTPGGAGGISGGAPGGNGGKGAGFIDAFCNVSNPSVAGASYGGGGGGGNGNSGPPAIGSNGYCKISWCNLDLTVIVGDASLATNSTFASYQWLDCDNGFQPVAGATDQYYTPDPNGSYAVIVSNEFCSDTSACVSLLNTGTAGLHDDGLIIYPTQFSANIHVLHAKGGEQYELVNETGQIIWAGRHVEAQDFSLLENGWYLLKAKDDLFVKTFKLLKQ, from the coding sequence ATGAAAAAAGCAATAGCACTCCTGTTATTCGTGTCTGCTGCGATAGCAGCGGCAGCTCAAAGCGGCGTACAGGTTTTTACCGCATCAGGCACGTTTACTGTTCCTGAAAATGTTTCCGCCATCACCATAGAAGTGGTAGGCGCAGGTGGAACCGGCGGCATCAATGGCGGCGGCGGTGGTGGCGGTGGCGGTTATGCAAGTGGTGAATTCACGGTATCACCACTGAGTGTGCTGAACATTACTGTTGGCATCGGTGGAAATGGAAGTGCTGAAGGAACAACGAGTGTGGATCAGCTGATAGCCGCCTCAGGCGGAGAGAACGGATTTTCCGTTTCCAACCCGAACCTCGGCGGCGGCGGTGCAGGCGGCATGGGATCAGGTGGTAACATTTCCAACAGGAGTGGTGGTGCAGGCGGCGGTGGCTACTGGACTTACTTCGGTGGCGGTGGCGGTGGTGCTGCCGGTGCGGCAGCCAATGGCAGCAATGGCGGTAATACTATAGTATGGAATGGCAGCAACTGTCTTACACCCGGCGGTGCCGGCGGCATCAGTGGCGGAGCACCCGGAGGCAATGGCGGAAAAGGCGCCGGTTTTATTGATGCTTTCTGTAACGTCAGCAATCCTTCGGTAGCAGGTGCAAGTTACGGAGGCGGTGGTGGCGGTGGCAATGGCAACAGCGGCCCTCCTGCAATTGGCTCAAATGGTTATTGTAAAATCAGCTGGTGCAATCTGGATCTTACCGTCATCGTGGGTGATGCATCACTCGCTACTAATTCCACATTCGCCAGTTATCAATGGCTCGACTGCGACAACGGTTTTCAGCCTGTTGCCGGCGCAACGGATCAATACTATACACCTGATCCCAACGGCAGCTATGCCGTAATTGTTTCCAATGAATTCTGCAGTGATACTTCTGCATGTGTTAGCCTGCTGAATACCGGAACAGCCGGCCTGCATGACGACGGGCTTATCATTTATCCGACCCAATTCAGCGCCAACATTCATGTGCTGCATGCGAAAGGCGGAGAGCAATATGAACTGGTGAATGAAACAGGACAGATAATCTGGGCAGGAAGGCATGTGGAGGCGCAGGATTTTTCACTGCTCGAAAATGGCTGGTACCTTTTAAAAGCGAAGGATGATCTTTTCGTGAAAACATTTAAACTGCTAAAACAATAA
- a CDS encoding gliding motility-associated C-terminal domain-containing protein translates to MILTRRHFAHCLKFHFLSIALLIATNGAAQVLDLPSATNFVKVGDLDVSGNQITVEALIKWSGNSGGNDVVSKHTNPFNVNYLLRPLTFELTTYVSGNSGPTQFMQMTNPFALVVNQWYHIAGTYDGSFVRYYVDGCLVIELPFTGNLCQNNLQTAIGAQSTSQSEQFIGKLDEVRIWNVCRSASEIKANMLDLPSPATQAGLLAYYKFDNDLVNVQGNATYDGVAVGSPQYLVETVAIDPIAIDSVTVTPATCNAIADGSITIYASNANLQYSVDGINYQSSSFFPNMAAGFHTVFVKSSVGCIVDSTIETGIVYPPTLLSVTAAICDGDSYLLPGGNTITVSGIYKDTLYASNGCDSVIITTTLTVNPVTNQNIAAAICPGGSYILPDGSSTALAGIYHDTLSTSTGCDSIIITTLTVLPVTTQTMVVSVCNGDSYLLPSGNTVSVSGIYHDTLTASTGCDSILITDLSVLPAIIQNISASICDGESYQLPSGIFVNTTGIYTDTISSAIACDTIFITSLTVHAALTDTFSLIGITCNGAADATALIIPLSGTAPYHYNWGIASAADTSFMENLLPGSYTVYCTDANGCKDTVSFEITEPALMAVVTTSTPLSQWQSGDATATATVTGGDVPYEFVWNSEPPQFSSMANGLPAGTYYVEVKDANGCIITDSVMIEESPDLLAVPNVFTPNGDGLNDFFLPHLLNVQRFEMQIFNRWGKLEYAATDQQPGWNGKNKGAEAETGIYMYHITATFLDGTTVNKSGSVILLR, encoded by the coding sequence ATGATTTTAACACGGAGGCATTTTGCACATTGCCTGAAATTCCATTTCCTTTCCATTGCCTTGCTTATTGCCACCAACGGCGCCGCACAGGTGCTTGACCTCCCTTCAGCAACCAACTTTGTTAAAGTGGGCGATCTTGATGTATCAGGCAACCAGATAACCGTGGAAGCGCTGATTAAATGGAGCGGAAATTCCGGTGGCAATGATGTAGTGAGCAAGCACACGAATCCTTTCAACGTCAACTACCTGCTGCGGCCATTGACCTTTGAGCTGACTACCTATGTGAGCGGTAACAGCGGGCCGACGCAATTCATGCAGATGACGAATCCGTTTGCACTGGTGGTGAATCAGTGGTATCATATTGCAGGAACATACGATGGCAGCTTTGTACGCTATTATGTGGATGGCTGCCTTGTGATTGAACTGCCTTTCACCGGCAATCTGTGTCAGAATAATCTGCAAACCGCCATCGGCGCGCAAAGCACAAGTCAGTCAGAGCAATTCATCGGCAAGCTGGATGAAGTGCGTATCTGGAACGTTTGCCGCAGTGCTTCAGAGATAAAAGCCAACATGCTGGACCTGCCGTCACCGGCTACACAAGCGGGCTTGCTCGCTTATTATAAATTTGATAATGACCTGGTCAATGTGCAGGGTAATGCAACCTACGACGGCGTGGCGGTCGGATCGCCGCAATACCTTGTTGAAACCGTTGCCATCGATCCCATCGCCATCGACAGCGTGACGGTGACACCTGCCACCTGCAATGCCATTGCCGATGGCAGCATCACCATCTATGCCAGCAATGCTAACCTTCAATATTCTGTTGACGGTATTAATTATCAGAGCAGTTCCTTTTTCCCGAATATGGCAGCAGGGTTTCATACCGTATTTGTGAAGTCATCCGTTGGATGCATCGTTGACAGCACGATTGAAACAGGTATCGTTTACCCGCCAACGCTGCTATCTGTAACAGCTGCTATCTGCGATGGAGACAGCTACCTGCTGCCCGGTGGAAATACAATAACTGTTTCAGGCATCTATAAGGATACGCTGTATGCAAGCAATGGCTGCGACAGTGTGATTATCACGACCACATTAACGGTCAATCCCGTCACCAATCAAAATATTGCGGCAGCCATCTGTCCGGGCGGCAGCTATATTTTACCGGATGGCTCCAGTACTGCGCTTGCCGGCATTTATCATGACACCCTTTCTACATCCACCGGTTGCGACAGCATCATCATTACCACGCTCACGGTTTTACCGGTTACTACGCAAACAATGGTGGTGAGCGTATGCAATGGCGACAGCTATTTGTTACCATCCGGCAATACGGTGAGCGTTAGTGGCATTTATCATGACACACTTACCGCGTCAACAGGTTGCGACAGCATATTGATCACTGATCTTTCCGTGCTGCCGGCCATCATACAAAACATTTCAGCATCTATTTGTGATGGCGAGAGTTACCAGTTGCCATCCGGCATTTTCGTGAATACAACCGGCATCTACACCGATACCATCTCCTCCGCCATTGCCTGCGACACCATTTTCATCACCAGCCTCACAGTGCATGCGGCCTTAACTGACACCTTCAGCCTGATTGGCATTACCTGCAACGGTGCTGCCGATGCCACAGCACTCATCATTCCCTTATCAGGAACAGCTCCTTATCACTACAATTGGGGAATTGCATCTGCCGCCGATACCAGCTTCATGGAAAATCTCCTGCCGGGAAGTTATACTGTTTATTGTACCGATGCCAACGGATGCAAAGACACGGTATCGTTTGAAATTACCGAACCTGCTTTGATGGCAGTCGTTACCACCTCCACGCCATTATCTCAATGGCAGTCCGGCGATGCCACGGCAACAGCAACAGTAACCGGTGGTGATGTTCCTTATGAATTTGTATGGAATTCTGAGCCACCACAGTTTTCATCAATGGCCAATGGCCTGCCTGCAGGAACTTATTATGTGGAAGTGAAAGACGCAAACGGTTGCATCATTACAGACAGTGTTATGATTGAAGAATCACCTGACCTGCTGGCCGTACCCAATGTGTTCACGCCGAACGGTGATGGCCTGAACGATTTTTTTCTGCCGCATCTGTTAAATGTTCAGCGCTTTGAGATGCAGATCTTCAACCGTTGGGGAAAGCTTGAATATGCGGCAACCGATCAGCAGCCCGGCTGGAACGGAAAGAATAAAGGCGCAGAAGCAGAGACCGGTATTTACATGTATCATATCACTGCAACATTCCTGGATGGCACCACGGTGAACAAATCAGGCAGCGTGATTTTGCTTCGCTGA
- the lhgO gene encoding L-2-hydroxyglutarate oxidase, whose amino-acid sequence MPKISALENNRFDIIIIGGGIVGLAAAYKINKRYPSKKILVLEKEAAVAAHQTGHNSGVIHSGMYYKPGSYKAKNCVDGRRELVAFAKEHHIKHEICGKIVVATESAELAHMNKVFNNGLANGVEGIEKITAAQIRDIEPYCTGIEGLWVPCTGIIDYAEVSRKYVELIHASFAGSRVLTGHEATAFEKHDGTTDVITPKGKFTANYIITCAGLQSDRIARKEGAKINTAIVGFRGDYYDLTEKGMKKVRNLIYPVPNPKYPFLGVHFTRMIHGGTECGPNAVFVFKREGYGKTDFSLKDTAEAFSFGGTWKFFAKNISFGLDEYRGAFSKKFFLKRLRKLIPDLQSDDLQPGRAGVRAMALAPEGEMIDDFKIEVNGNTIHVLNAPSPAATASLAIGTAIEGMATEHFQLA is encoded by the coding sequence TTGCCAAAAATCTCGGCATTGGAAAATAACCGGTTCGACATCATCATCATAGGCGGAGGCATTGTAGGGCTGGCCGCCGCATATAAGATCAACAAAAGATATCCGTCAAAAAAAATACTGGTGCTGGAGAAAGAAGCTGCAGTTGCAGCGCATCAGACCGGTCATAACTCCGGGGTTATTCATTCCGGCATGTACTACAAGCCGGGCTCCTACAAAGCAAAAAACTGTGTGGATGGCAGGCGGGAGCTCGTGGCTTTCGCGAAGGAGCACCATATCAAACATGAAATCTGCGGAAAGATAGTGGTAGCTACCGAATCGGCTGAGTTGGCGCACATGAACAAGGTTTTTAACAATGGGCTTGCCAATGGCGTGGAAGGCATTGAGAAAATTACTGCGGCGCAGATCCGTGATATTGAGCCGTATTGCACCGGCATTGAAGGTTTGTGGGTTCCGTGTACCGGCATTATTGATTATGCCGAAGTATCACGCAAATACGTAGAGCTGATTCATGCATCATTTGCCGGCAGCCGTGTACTGACAGGCCATGAAGCAACCGCATTTGAAAAGCATGATGGCACTACGGATGTGATTACGCCGAAAGGAAAATTCACGGCAAACTATATCATCACTTGTGCCGGCCTGCAAAGTGACCGTATTGCAAGAAAGGAAGGAGCGAAGATCAATACAGCCATCGTCGGTTTTCGCGGCGACTACTACGACCTGACGGAAAAGGGAATGAAGAAGGTCCGTAACCTGATCTATCCGGTTCCGAATCCGAAGTACCCGTTTCTCGGTGTTCATTTCACACGCATGATTCATGGTGGCACAGAATGCGGGCCTAATGCCGTGTTTGTTTTTAAACGCGAAGGATATGGTAAAACTGATTTTTCACTGAAGGATACAGCGGAAGCCTTTTCATTCGGCGGAACCTGGAAGTTCTTTGCTAAAAATATCAGCTTCGGACTGGATGAATACCGCGGCGCATTCTCCAAGAAATTTTTCCTGAAGCGATTGCGCAAACTCATCCCTGATCTGCAGTCTGATGATCTTCAGCCCGGTCGTGCCGGCGTGCGCGCCATGGCACTCGCGCCGGAAGGTGAGATGATTGATGATTTTAAAATTGAGGTGAATGGAAACACCATTCATGTGTTGAATGCGCCTTCACCTGCTGCCACAGCTTCACTGGCTATCGGTACCGCCATCGAAGGGATGGCCACGGAACACTTTCAGCTTGCCTGA
- a CDS encoding aryl-sulfate sulfotransferase, giving the protein MSNLTSRLLTLLALLIFSTGAANAQFEYISPKNGSINNFRDAHMILRNGALMNASSVSADKIILSGSESGIIAANVVLSTDGKTVCITPSLPFKYGETVDVTVLDGLKTLSGESLTGTTFSFSIRKQMTATQQQQLEEYLATHDDGGYLLSEPRESIYVPHNNATTRDNTFDFINILTNNSAALAPGELFFHRNSGASPTSSSGIGYGIMTSDADSVFYRASTSDGSNFHVNLNGDLTALRLDANVDTGIIVMDSSYNITDVVHCKNGLAPSQHEQLFFPDGSKWFCIYDWQAGWDLSQYPGGSSSCTVNVSWIQAVDGNGNVTFEWRTDEHFLPSDATPDISLGTTTVDPWHINAFFKDNDGNLIVSLRNMDRIVKVKVSNGSILWQWKGLKSTDIDNNVIITSNDPNGGFSHAHNVQRIANGHILMFDNGNSQPSPNQRSQPKEYILDETNLTANCVWYYTHPQVNGFNMYTRNQGSVQRFANGNTLIGYGLPDKQGLPNGGEIDANGNILWEFRFKDSTEYTYRLYKTAWDPNVGIADVKADRNQLQVYPNPGNGLIAVTANIPAAGKVTISVVNLLGQKVFTTTEKLHAGLNTLSLDLTALHEGIYVLDMVAGKMKLEQRLVIE; this is encoded by the coding sequence TTGAGCAACCTTACCTCCCGACTGCTGACGCTACTGGCACTCCTGATCTTCTCTACCGGTGCTGCCAATGCACAATTTGAATACATCTCTCCGAAGAACGGTTCCATCAATAACTTCCGCGATGCGCACATGATTTTGCGCAATGGCGCACTGATGAATGCATCATCCGTGTCAGCCGACAAGATCATCCTGAGCGGTTCTGAAAGCGGAATAATAGCCGCCAATGTGGTGCTTTCCACCGACGGCAAAACCGTTTGCATTACACCATCGCTGCCATTTAAATATGGTGAAACGGTTGATGTAACCGTGCTGGACGGGTTGAAAACCCTTTCCGGTGAATCGCTAACAGGAACAACCTTCAGCTTTTCCATCCGCAAGCAGATGACGGCAACGCAACAACAACAATTAGAAGAATATCTCGCTACACACGATGATGGCGGTTATCTGCTAAGCGAACCACGTGAGTCCATTTATGTTCCGCATAATAATGCAACGACCCGCGACAACACTTTTGATTTTATCAATATTCTCACCAACAACAGCGCGGCACTTGCCCCCGGTGAATTGTTTTTTCACAGAAACAGCGGCGCATCACCCACTTCTTCATCAGGCATCGGTTATGGTATCATGACTTCCGATGCAGACTCTGTCTTCTACCGTGCCTCCACTTCCGATGGTTCAAATTTTCATGTCAACCTCAATGGCGACCTAACGGCACTCCGGCTGGATGCCAATGTAGATACCGGAATCATCGTAATGGATTCGTCTTATAACATTACTGATGTAGTGCATTGCAAAAACGGGCTGGCACCCAGTCAGCATGAGCAGTTATTTTTTCCCGACGGATCGAAGTGGTTCTGTATCTATGACTGGCAGGCGGGATGGGACTTATCACAGTATCCGGGAGGAAGCAGTTCCTGCACGGTGAATGTATCATGGATTCAGGCAGTGGATGGCAACGGCAACGTAACTTTTGAGTGGAGAACAGATGAACATTTTCTGCCATCCGATGCAACGCCTGATATCAGCTTGGGCACTACAACAGTTGACCCATGGCATATCAATGCCTTTTTCAAAGATAACGACGGCAATCTTATCGTCTCTTTACGCAACATGGACAGGATCGTGAAAGTGAAGGTCAGCAACGGAAGTATTCTCTGGCAGTGGAAGGGGCTTAAGTCCACCGACATTGATAACAATGTAATCATCACTTCCAATGATCCCAATGGAGGCTTCAGCCATGCACATAATGTGCAGCGCATTGCCAACGGTCATATCCTGATGTTTGATAACGGCAATTCGCAACCTTCTCCCAATCAGCGTTCGCAGCCAAAAGAATATATACTGGACGAAACCAACCTTACCGCCAACTGTGTATGGTACTATACGCATCCGCAGGTGAATGGATTTAACATGTACACCCGCAACCAGGGAAGTGTACAACGTTTTGCCAACGGCAACACACTTATCGGTTATGGATTGCCTGACAAGCAGGGATTACCTAACGGAGGGGAAATTGATGCGAACGGAAATATTCTTTGGGAATTCCGCTTTAAAGACTCTACCGAATACACCTACCGGCTGTATAAGACAGCATGGGATCCTAATGTTGGTATTGCTGATGTGAAAGCTGACAGGAATCAGTTGCAGGTTTATCCGAATCCCGGAAACGGGTTGATTGCCGTAACAGCAAATATTCCTGCTGCCGGAAAGGTAACCATCTCCGTAGTGAACCTGCTCGGCCAAAAGGTCTTTACCACCACTGAAAAACTACATGCCGGACTGAACACCCTTTCACTTGATCTTACTGCATTGCATGAAGGAATATATGTGCTTGATATGGTGGCAGGAAAAATGAAACTGGAGCAGCGGCTGGTAATTGAGTAA
- a CDS encoding VOC family protein translates to MRQQLSIITLGVDDLHRSLNFYEQGLGWKRSAASNDNICFFPAGGIVLALYPRVLLAEDAMVDAAGSGFTGITIAYNATSASEVDEVMKQVASLGATIVKPAQKVFWGGYSGYFKDPDGHLFEVAFNPFWEMDQQGNLMLP, encoded by the coding sequence ATGCGACAACAACTGAGCATCATTACCCTGGGCGTAGATGACCTGCACCGTTCACTGAATTTTTACGAGCAGGGGCTGGGCTGGAAAAGGTCAGCGGCAAGCAACGACAACATTTGCTTCTTCCCGGCGGGCGGCATCGTTCTGGCCCTTTATCCGCGCGTGTTGCTGGCGGAAGATGCGATGGTGGATGCTGCAGGCAGTGGATTTACAGGCATTACCATCGCGTACAATGCAACATCAGCATCGGAAGTAGATGAGGTAATGAAGCAGGTTGCATCGCTGGGAGCTACCATTGTTAAACCCGCGCAGAAAGTTTTCTGGGGCGGTTACAGCGGTTATTTCAAAGACCCTGACGGACACCTGTTTGAAGTTGCCTTTAATCCTTTCTGGGAAATGGACCAGCAAGGCAATCTCATGCTTCCCTGA
- the solA gene encoding N-methyl-L-tryptophan oxidase: MNPAYDIAIIGAGAMGSAATYHLSDSGLKILVLDKFTPPHAFGSSHGQTRIIREAYFENPLYVPLVQQAYVLWDKLASASGKKLFLKTGGLMLGHKDQKVFSGAAHSAQQFGIACDLLDQAQLQRQFPVMKTDASTVALLEKNAGVLFPEECIRAQLQLSANPFVDFHFHEPVVTLESKGDVVTIHTTQSTYTTRKVIISNGAWITDLLPALQLPLQVKRQVLFWFACNAAAASQFQHGRFPVFIREYEAGKMFYGFPDLGNGIKIAIHHRGQLTTADDLQRHVDAKEIQAITELVNYYFNATLTCINATACMYTNTPDEHFIIDYHPDHKNIILVSACSGHGFKFSSAIGKILREMAMEEPLSFDVTPFRLNRNFT, encoded by the coding sequence ATGAATCCTGCTTATGATATTGCCATAATCGGAGCAGGCGCCATGGGCAGCGCGGCAACCTATCACCTGTCAGATTCAGGTTTGAAAATTCTGGTGCTGGATAAATTCACACCACCGCATGCCTTCGGCTCATCACATGGTCAGACAAGAATTATCCGTGAAGCATATTTTGAAAACCCGCTGTATGTGCCACTTGTGCAGCAGGCTTATGTTTTATGGGATAAGCTTGCATCGGCATCCGGCAAAAAACTTTTCTTAAAAACCGGCGGACTGATGTTAGGGCATAAAGACCAAAAAGTTTTCAGTGGTGCGGCACACAGTGCGCAACAATTCGGCATTGCCTGTGACTTACTTGATCAGGCACAGCTACAGCGGCAATTTCCTGTAATGAAAACAGATGCCTCCACCGTGGCCTTGCTGGAAAAAAATGCCGGCGTGTTGTTTCCCGAAGAATGTATCCGGGCACAGTTGCAGTTGTCGGCAAATCCCTTTGTCGATTTTCACTTCCATGAACCGGTGGTTACATTGGAAAGTAAAGGTGATGTGGTTACCATTCACACCACACAATCGACCTATACGACGCGCAAAGTAATTATCAGCAACGGCGCATGGATTACTGACTTGCTGCCTGCCCTGCAACTGCCTTTGCAAGTGAAAAGGCAGGTTTTGTTCTGGTTCGCCTGCAACGCAGCAGCGGCATCACAGTTTCAGCACGGCCGTTTTCCGGTATTCATCCGGGAATATGAAGCAGGTAAAATGTTCTATGGATTTCCCGATCTTGGTAATGGCATTAAGATCGCCATCCATCACCGCGGGCAGCTCACCACGGCGGATGATCTTCAGCGGCATGTTGATGCGAAAGAGATACAGGCAATCACCGAACTGGTGAATTATTATTTCAATGCAACACTCACCTGCATCAATGCAACGGCTTGTATGTACACCAATACGCCGGATGAACATTTTATCATTGACTATCATCCTGATCATAAAAACATCATCCTGGTGAGTGCCTGCTCGGGACATGGTTTTAAATTCAGCAGCGCCATCGGAAAAATATTGCGCGAAATGGCAATGGAAGAGCCGCTGAGTTTTGATGTGACACCTTTCCGGCTGAATAGAAACTTCACGTGA
- a CDS encoding dihydrofolate reductase family protein yields MNVKLMPRRKVLLYIAMSLDGRIAKPDGDIRFLETVEQPGEDYGYAAFVASIDTVIWGRKTYDKVQTFGTAIPHADKRIFVITRTSRPATGNITFYSGNLKKLIAELKDAEGKHIYIDGGAELVSALLKEELIDELYISIISVVLGEGILLFKDGLPEMPLKLLSAKTFEKGLTQLHYEVVRTNEDSNA; encoded by the coding sequence ATGAATGTCAAGCTGATGCCCCGCAGAAAAGTACTGCTTTACATTGCCATGAGCCTGGATGGCCGCATAGCAAAACCTGATGGTGATATTCGCTTTCTGGAAACGGTGGAGCAGCCGGGAGAAGATTATGGTTATGCGGCATTCGTTGCAAGTATAGATACTGTAATCTGGGGAAGGAAAACTTATGATAAAGTGCAGACATTCGGTACAGCAATTCCTCATGCGGATAAGCGAATTTTTGTGATCACCCGGACTTCCCGTCCGGCAACCGGCAACATCACGTTCTATTCCGGCAATCTGAAAAAACTGATTGCTGAACTGAAAGATGCGGAAGGAAAACATATTTACATTGACGGCGGCGCCGAGCTGGTGAGTGCATTGCTGAAGGAAGAACTGATTGATGAGCTGTATATTTCCATTATCTCGGTGGTGCTGGGTGAAGGCATACTTTTATTCAAAGACGGATTGCCGGAAATGCCGTTAAAGCTGTTGTCGGCGAAGACATTTGAGAAAGGCCTTACACAACTGCATTATGAAGTGGTTCGTACAAATGAAGACAGCAACGCCTGA